The uncultured Desulfobulbus sp. genome window below encodes:
- the rpsF gene encoding 30S ribosomal protein S6 produces the protein MRHYETTYILRPNLGEDQFTEIIDRTNAIITDDAGAVIILDRWGMKRLAYEIKKEVQGYYVYLNYAATAEVVDEIERIFRIDDRVLRYLTLKLADAMDAEGIEAEKQRIADKAAAIERAAAEAEEGDDIDDDDSSDDNDE, from the coding sequence ATGCGCCATTACGAAACAACGTATATCCTTCGCCCAAATCTGGGTGAGGACCAATTCACAGAAATCATTGATCGTACCAATGCGATCATTACCGATGATGCAGGTGCAGTTATCATCCTGGACCGTTGGGGAATGAAACGTCTTGCTTACGAAATTAAAAAAGAAGTTCAGGGCTATTACGTCTACCTGAATTATGCGGCAACCGCAGAGGTTGTTGACGAAATCGAGCGTATCTTCCGCATTGATGATCGCGTGCTGCGCTACCTCACCCTTAAGCTCGCTGATGCCATGGACGCAGAAGGCATTGAAGCTGAGAAACAGCGGATCGCCGATAAAGCTGCCGCCATCGAGAGAGCAGCAGCCGAGGCTGAGGAAGGCGATGATATCGATGATGATGACTCATCAGACGATAACGACGAATAA
- a CDS encoding DUF2232 domain-containing protein, translating into MGFLGLSRGNASIPPVLLFALSILFFLPVAAPSVFGWVNGFLAVPVFFLLQVYGTQKGSTVIRSSLVLAGLAALILQRIDIYLFALTMLPLGYVLHASASRGDSAAQSGGKGLMTLLLSWLVFWTGLGIVTSTNPYASLIQTLDLGFQQALEMYTAKDAGLAPEMVYNLQLITNNLRETVPRVMPGLLATAAILTVWMNMAAGNRFVARAQSAPWGPYEGWKLPDQLVWLPIVAIITVLIGDGTIRNIGLWFVFVSGALYLFQGLAVLLALLNRWHVPPFARIFLYGFLIIQSYSLIILALLGMCDVWFNLRHKSIER; encoded by the coding sequence ATGGGGTTTTTAGGGCTGAGCAGGGGGAATGCATCCATCCCCCCTGTCCTGCTGTTTGCACTGAGCATTCTTTTTTTCCTTCCGGTTGCCGCGCCCTCTGTATTTGGGTGGGTTAACGGCTTTTTAGCTGTACCGGTTTTTTTCTTGCTCCAGGTATATGGCACACAAAAAGGTTCGACGGTAATCCGTTCTAGCCTTGTTTTGGCTGGTTTAGCTGCTCTTATTCTGCAGCGGATTGATATCTATCTCTTCGCTTTGACCATGCTCCCCCTTGGCTATGTTCTGCACGCCAGTGCCAGCCGAGGAGACTCAGCTGCGCAAAGCGGGGGGAAGGGCCTGATGACCCTGCTGCTTAGCTGGTTGGTTTTTTGGACCGGCCTAGGGATTGTTACCAGCACCAACCCTTACGCATCGCTCATTCAAACCCTTGACCTCGGTTTTCAACAGGCCTTGGAGATGTACACGGCCAAGGACGCAGGGCTGGCACCTGAGATGGTGTACAACCTGCAACTCATAACCAATAATCTGCGCGAGACTGTACCCCGGGTTATGCCAGGGTTACTCGCCACCGCAGCCATCCTTACGGTGTGGATGAACATGGCAGCTGGCAACCGCTTTGTTGCCCGTGCTCAATCCGCTCCATGGGGCCCCTATGAAGGGTGGAAATTACCAGACCAATTGGTCTGGTTGCCGATTGTGGCTATTATCACCGTGCTGATCGGTGATGGGACTATACGAAACATTGGACTCTGGTTTGTTTTTGTCAGTGGCGCCCTCTATCTCTTTCAGGGATTGGCGGTTTTATTGGCATTATTGAACCGCTGGCATGTGCCCCCTTTTGCTCGTATCTTCCTCTATGGATTTCTCATAATCCAGAGCTACAGTCTGATTATTCTGGCATTGCTGGGTATGTGTGATGTTTGGTTCAACTTGCGACACAAATCGATTGAACGATAA
- a CDS encoding chemotaxis response regulator protein-glutamate methylesterase, with the protein MIGKKIKVLVVDDTIVYRKAVSDILAEMPGVEVVGVAHNGKIAVSKIKSLQPDLLTLDIEMPEMNGLEVLQYLHKNAPQTSAIMVSTLTSEGGDMTMRALELGAYDFILKPTAKNISESKQQLRTLLAPLIKAFQTGRTTVGSMQDTSRLRAGRPQQTTSAQLRARPTPGIQTPGKTTARPAARRQGKSEIITIGISTGGPNALARMMPMLPGDLGVPIVIVQHMPPVFTKSLANSLNNKCALTVKEAVDGEPLKPNVAYIAPGGKQMKLVASTDGTNRNIKITNDAPENSCKPSADYLFRSVADYYVGRTTAVIMTGMGSDGTKGLDILKQKGAFIIGQNEETCVVYGMPKAPADLGLTDVVAPLDRIAGEIVKSVK; encoded by the coding sequence ATGATCGGTAAAAAAATCAAAGTTCTCGTCGTTGACGACACCATTGTTTACCGCAAGGCGGTAAGCGATATTCTTGCTGAGATGCCCGGTGTGGAAGTGGTGGGCGTTGCGCATAATGGTAAGATCGCGGTTTCCAAGATCAAGTCATTGCAACCCGACCTCTTGACTCTGGATATCGAAATGCCAGAGATGAATGGCCTGGAGGTCTTGCAGTATCTTCATAAAAACGCGCCTCAAACCTCTGCCATCATGGTCTCTACCTTGACCAGCGAAGGTGGGGATATGACCATGCGTGCCCTAGAACTCGGGGCGTATGATTTTATTCTCAAACCGACTGCTAAAAATATTAGTGAAAGTAAACAACAACTCCGTACTTTGCTGGCGCCTTTAATCAAGGCCTTTCAAACAGGGCGAACAACTGTGGGCTCTATGCAGGATACCTCTCGCCTTCGTGCTGGACGTCCGCAACAAACAACATCCGCTCAACTACGAGCACGGCCTACGCCAGGTATTCAGACACCAGGAAAAACTACCGCTCGACCGGCAGCCCGCCGACAGGGAAAATCAGAAATCATCACCATTGGGATCTCCACCGGTGGCCCTAATGCCCTTGCCCGTATGATGCCCATGTTGCCAGGGGATTTGGGCGTACCTATAGTTATTGTGCAACATATGCCACCGGTATTTACCAAGTCGCTTGCAAACAGTCTCAATAACAAGTGCGCACTCACTGTAAAAGAAGCTGTGGATGGTGAGCCGTTGAAGCCAAATGTTGCATATATCGCTCCTGGTGGTAAACAGATGAAACTTGTTGCATCCACCGATGGCACCAATCGCAACATCAAAATAACCAATGATGCCCCAGAGAACTCGTGTAAGCCCTCGGCAGACTATCTGTTTCGCTCAGTTGCCGATTATTACGTCGGGCGTACCACGGCGGTCATTATGACAGGTATGGGGTCCGACGGAACGAAAGGGCTTGATATCCTCAAACAGAAAGGAGCTTTTATCATTGGACAGAACGAAGAAACCTGTGTTGTGTACGGTATGCCTAAGGCTCCGGCCGATCTTGGATTAACCGATGTGGTAGCGCCGCTGGATAGAATCGCCGGTGAGATTGTTAAATCGGTAAAATAA
- the leuS gene encoding leucine--tRNA ligase, with amino-acid sequence MQINERYDFKDIEQRWQQRWDGEKTNKVTHEPGRPKYYVLEMFPYPSGRIHMGHVRNYSIGDVIARYKRMQGYNVLHPMGWDAFGLPAENAAMKRGIHPAAWTYDNIDYMRGQLKAMGLSYDWNRELATCRPEYYRWEQKLFLELLDRGLIYRKETTVNWCDDCQTVLAREQVIDGTCWRCDQPVLPKTMHGWFFKITDYAEELLSDLDKLTGWPEKVVTMQRNWIGKSTGLACDFQIDGRDESITIFTTRPDTIHGVTFMSLAVEHPLLKTLTEGTPQQEAVERFVQETLIEKQRSSLDQELDKKGVFTGSYCINPFTGDKVPIYAANFVLMEYGTGAVMAVPAHDQRDFEFARKYNLAIKPVVQPEGDPLNPATMEAASEDPGVLIASGDFTGTASEQAKADIIAAAEAAGFGKAHVTYRLRDWGISRQRYWGAPIPVIHCEQCGIVPVPEAELPVVLPGTNEPNGDHSPLHQQEDFIATTCPQCGQPARRETDTMDTFVESSWYFARYTSPRNENAPVDKEAAKYWLSVDQYIGGVEHAILHLLYARFFTKLLRDLGYLEVDEPFTNLLTQGMVIKDGTKMSKSKGNVVDPNDLIEQYGADTVRLFSLFAAPPERDLEWNAQGVEGASRFLNRVYRMVVQNLACFAEANSVEMSSLNDASRALHRKTHQTIARVTDSIETNFHFNTAISGVMELVNQAGSTTDDAMDKAVYRETLETILTLLFPMVPHFCEELWTLSGHTEQLHYSSWPSYNAEAAKEDELTIVVQVNGKVRTKLQVTPSIADDELKQLALGDEKVVKFMDGKEPRKVIVVKKKLVNIVL; translated from the coding sequence ATGCAAATCAACGAGAGATACGATTTCAAAGATATTGAACAGCGCTGGCAGCAACGCTGGGATGGAGAAAAGACGAACAAGGTCACCCATGAACCGGGACGCCCTAAATACTACGTACTCGAGATGTTTCCTTATCCTTCCGGTCGGATACATATGGGGCATGTGCGCAACTATTCCATAGGTGATGTTATTGCCCGCTATAAACGCATGCAGGGGTATAATGTGCTCCACCCCATGGGCTGGGATGCTTTTGGTTTGCCTGCTGAGAACGCTGCCATGAAACGCGGGATTCATCCTGCAGCCTGGACCTATGATAATATTGACTATATGCGTGGTCAGCTCAAGGCAATGGGCCTCAGCTACGATTGGAACCGTGAACTGGCAACCTGTCGCCCCGAATACTATCGCTGGGAGCAGAAACTTTTTCTCGAACTGCTCGATCGCGGGCTCATCTATCGTAAAGAAACCACTGTGAACTGGTGTGACGATTGTCAGACGGTGCTTGCCCGTGAACAAGTCATTGACGGGACCTGCTGGCGATGCGACCAGCCTGTTTTACCCAAAACCATGCACGGCTGGTTTTTCAAAATAACCGACTATGCAGAAGAGTTACTCAGCGACCTGGACAAACTCACTGGCTGGCCTGAGAAGGTAGTGACCATGCAGCGCAACTGGATCGGCAAGTCTACCGGTCTGGCCTGTGATTTTCAAATTGATGGGCGCGATGAAAGCATTACCATTTTCACAACCCGTCCTGATACCATCCATGGTGTGACCTTTATGTCGCTTGCAGTGGAACATCCATTGCTCAAAACATTGACCGAAGGTACACCGCAGCAAGAAGCAGTTGAGCGTTTCGTTCAGGAAACCCTGATTGAAAAGCAGCGATCCTCCCTTGACCAGGAACTTGACAAAAAAGGTGTCTTTACAGGAAGTTACTGCATTAACCCTTTTACCGGCGATAAGGTGCCTATCTATGCTGCGAACTTTGTTTTGATGGAATATGGTACCGGCGCAGTCATGGCCGTTCCTGCACATGATCAGCGCGATTTTGAGTTCGCCCGAAAATATAATTTAGCCATAAAACCGGTTGTGCAGCCCGAAGGGGATCCTCTTAATCCAGCCACCATGGAGGCTGCCTCGGAAGATCCCGGCGTTTTAATCGCATCAGGGGATTTTACCGGGACTGCGTCTGAGCAAGCGAAAGCTGATATTATTGCGGCAGCCGAGGCGGCTGGATTTGGCAAAGCGCATGTCACCTACCGTCTACGTGATTGGGGTATTTCCCGTCAGCGCTACTGGGGCGCCCCTATACCTGTGATCCATTGCGAACAATGCGGTATCGTACCGGTTCCCGAGGCAGAGTTGCCGGTTGTGCTGCCGGGAACCAACGAGCCAAATGGGGATCATAGCCCGCTACACCAGCAGGAAGACTTCATTGCCACCACCTGTCCTCAATGTGGTCAGCCCGCTCGACGCGAAACTGATACCATGGATACCTTTGTCGAATCCTCCTGGTATTTTGCCCGCTACACCAGTCCCCGCAATGAAAACGCTCCAGTGGATAAGGAAGCTGCGAAATACTGGCTCAGTGTTGATCAGTACATCGGAGGTGTTGAGCACGCCATTTTGCATTTGTTGTATGCGCGGTTCTTTACCAAGCTCTTACGAGATCTCGGCTACCTTGAGGTTGATGAACCTTTTACCAATCTTCTGACCCAGGGGATGGTTATTAAGGATGGGACAAAGATGTCCAAATCGAAGGGGAACGTGGTCGACCCCAATGATCTCATCGAACAATACGGAGCGGATACGGTTCGCCTGTTTTCTCTCTTTGCCGCTCCTCCCGAACGCGACCTGGAATGGAACGCCCAGGGCGTTGAAGGAGCTTCCCGCTTCCTGAACCGTGTTTACCGAATGGTGGTGCAGAATCTGGCCTGTTTTGCCGAGGCAAACAGTGTGGAGATGAGCTCACTCAATGATGCCTCACGTGCACTGCACAGAAAGACCCATCAGACCATCGCCCGTGTGACCGATTCCATAGAGACCAATTTTCATTTCAATACAGCTATCTCCGGTGTCATGGAGCTTGTGAACCAAGCTGGTTCCACTACCGATGATGCCATGGATAAGGCGGTCTACAGGGAAACCCTTGAAACTATTCTCACCCTGCTTTTTCCCATGGTCCCCCATTTCTGCGAGGAACTCTGGACCCTTTCTGGGCATACAGAGCAGCTTCATTATTCCTCCTGGCCAAGTTATAATGCAGAGGCGGCCAAGGAAGATGAACTCACCATAGTGGTCCAGGTTAACGGGAAAGTGCGGACCAAACTGCAAGTTACCCCCAGCATAGCCGATGATGAACTCAAACAGCTGGCACTGGGAGATGAAAAAGTCGTCAAATTTATGGACGGCAAAGAACCCAGAAAAGTGATAGTGGTTAAAAAGAAGCTGGTCAATATTGTACTCTGA
- the rplI gene encoding 50S ribosomal protein L9 — protein MEIILRETIETLGQEGEIVKVKPGYARNYLIPQQKAVLVTKAALARLEKEQQAIATRLAEEKKQADGLAAQLEGKVVAISKRVGEEERLFGSVTNGDIAQAIADAGVTVDKKAIVLADAIKAIGEYKVTVKTGYQTTATVTVQVVPENLESEQ, from the coding sequence ATGGAAATTATATTACGCGAAACTATAGAGACCTTAGGGCAAGAGGGTGAAATCGTTAAGGTTAAGCCCGGTTATGCCCGTAACTACCTTATCCCGCAACAGAAAGCAGTTCTGGTGACCAAGGCTGCCTTGGCTCGTCTGGAGAAGGAACAACAGGCCATTGCCACTCGTCTTGCCGAAGAAAAGAAACAGGCAGACGGCCTGGCTGCACAACTGGAAGGCAAGGTTGTTGCTATCAGCAAACGTGTTGGTGAAGAGGAGCGTCTCTTCGGTTCTGTAACCAATGGTGATATTGCTCAGGCCATCGCAGATGCCGGCGTCACTGTAGACAAAAAAGCTATTGTTCTGGCCGATGCCATCAAAGCTATTGGCGAGTATAAAGTGACCGTGAAAACCGGTTACCAGACCACTGCCACTGTTACTGTTCAGGTCGTTCCGGAAAACCTCGAGAGCGAACAATAA
- a CDS encoding response regulator codes for MNTMSILVADDDPVIRRLFEKRLADEGYEVTVAEDGIQAARLLDLSTYDVVITDLVMPGDIGGIELLNLAKEQSIEIEVIVITAHSSVNTAVEAMKKGAVDYLEKPINFDELFLRLEKIAEVKALMKNAGDLREAMDVTETSAAHTIQALEMSNAEHQATLGKVEKVLSDTAQDELERIQVALNLIRQR; via the coding sequence ATGAACACAATGTCAATTCTTGTTGCTGATGATGATCCTGTCATCCGTCGTTTATTTGAAAAACGACTTGCGGATGAAGGTTATGAGGTCACGGTTGCAGAGGATGGAATTCAGGCAGCACGACTCCTTGATCTTAGCACGTATGATGTAGTTATCACGGACTTAGTCATGCCTGGTGATATAGGTGGTATCGAGCTGTTGAACCTGGCAAAAGAACAAAGTATCGAAATCGAAGTAATTGTCATTACCGCCCATTCATCTGTGAATACAGCTGTTGAAGCGATGAAAAAGGGGGCTGTTGATTACCTTGAAAAACCGATAAATTTTGATGAGCTTTTTTTACGACTAGAAAAAATTGCTGAAGTCAAGGCGCTCATGAAAAACGCTGGTGATCTTCGTGAAGCTATGGACGTAACCGAAACTTCTGCAGCTCATACTATTCAGGCCCTTGAAATGAGCAACGCAGAACATCAGGCAACGCTGGGCAAAGTAGAAAAAGTCCTCTCAGATACAGCACAGGACGAACTTGAACGCATTCAGGTTGCACTTAATCTTATCAGACAAAGGTAG
- the rpsR gene encoding 30S ribosomal protein S18, with the protein MAPRKIFSRRRVCRFCTDKELYIDYKDPKTLRNFVTERGKIIPRRIYGTCAKHQRELTEAVKRARQLALLPYSGSTQA; encoded by the coding sequence ATGGCACCAAGAAAGATTTTTTCCCGTCGTCGCGTTTGTCGTTTTTGCACCGACAAAGAATTGTATATCGATTACAAGGACCCTAAGACTTTGCGTAATTTTGTAACCGAGCGCGGCAAAATTATTCCTCGTCGTATCTACGGTACCTGCGCCAAACACCAGCGTGAGCTGACCGAAGCTGTAAAACGCGCTCGTCAGTTGGCTCTTCTGCCCTACTCGGGTTCTACCCAAGCATAA
- a CDS encoding chemotaxis protein CheW translates to MAESNTSSKDTIELSTFYVGKALCGMDILKVQEINKLMEMTKVPQAPDYMVGILNLRGQIVTIIDLGQKLGLGSIEVNTDSRNIIVNTPGEHVGLLVSKISDVVMADPDRVEPAPANMNGIQGTFFTGVYKTENKLIGILNIKEVLRLESDNLSRGLER, encoded by the coding sequence ATGGCGGAATCCAATACAAGTAGCAAAGATACCATTGAGCTCTCGACGTTTTATGTCGGTAAAGCCCTCTGTGGTATGGATATCCTCAAGGTGCAGGAAATCAATAAACTGATGGAGATGACAAAAGTACCCCAGGCACCAGACTATATGGTCGGAATTCTTAACCTACGTGGTCAGATTGTCACCATTATTGATCTTGGACAAAAACTTGGTCTTGGTAGTATTGAGGTCAATACTGACTCACGAAATATCATCGTCAATACACCAGGAGAACATGTTGGACTGCTAGTGAGTAAAATCAGTGATGTCGTAATGGCTGACCCTGATCGGGTAGAGCCAGCGCCTGCCAACATGAATGGTATACAGGGCACTTTTTTTACGGGCGTTTACAAGACTGAGAATAAACTTATCGGTATTCTTAATATCAAGGAAGTTTTACGCCTTGAATCAGATAACCTGAGTCGCGGTCTTGAGCGTTGA
- the dnaB gene encoding replicative DNA helicase, with the protein MQQSAPTISGAITPSMVPPQSVEAEQAVLGTILLQDKALLKIVELLRASDFYKDAHKTIYAAMVNLFEKHEPHDLITVTSLLSDQNKLEQVGGASYLASLIDIIPFSGTLVHHAQLIRKKSVLRQLIQTTSEVTARCYDAQDDIDHLIDEAEKTIFEIAHSNNTQGFQPMSSIVPRAFDRITTLFDKQEQITGVATGYDELDRMTAGLQPSELIILAARPSMGKTALSMNMVQHAALIGKVPTAVFSLEMSMESLALRMLCSVGRIDSQRMRTGKLHDNDWPKLTRATGMLSDSPIYIDDTAGISVLEMRAKARRLKSEHDLGLIVVDYLQLMQGKSNSENRAQEISEISRSLKAMAKELHVPVIALSQLNRSLENRTDKRPQLSDLRESGAIEQDADVIMFIYRDEVYNRAEDNPNKGLAELIIGKQRNGPTGMIKLTFLGEYTTFENYTTRLPGVYQGEPDMSEEELDIL; encoded by the coding sequence ATGCAACAGTCCGCTCCCACCATAAGTGGCGCCATAACGCCATCCATGGTTCCGCCCCAAAGCGTTGAGGCTGAACAGGCCGTCCTTGGAACCATCCTGCTGCAGGATAAAGCCCTGCTTAAGATTGTCGAGCTGTTACGGGCCTCTGATTTTTATAAAGACGCCCACAAGACGATCTACGCCGCAATGGTGAACCTGTTTGAAAAACACGAACCCCACGATCTCATCACGGTAACGAGTTTACTCTCTGATCAAAATAAGCTTGAGCAGGTTGGGGGCGCTTCCTATCTGGCATCGCTGATCGATATCATCCCCTTTAGTGGAACCCTGGTCCACCATGCACAGCTGATCCGAAAAAAATCAGTGCTCCGGCAACTGATTCAGACGACTTCCGAGGTGACGGCACGTTGCTATGATGCTCAGGATGACATCGACCATCTCATTGATGAGGCAGAAAAAACTATCTTTGAGATAGCACACTCTAATAATACCCAGGGCTTTCAGCCCATGTCTTCTATTGTTCCGCGCGCGTTTGATCGCATCACCACACTTTTTGACAAACAGGAACAGATCACTGGCGTTGCCACTGGCTATGATGAACTTGATCGAATGACCGCAGGTTTACAACCTTCTGAACTGATTATTTTAGCCGCGCGTCCCTCCATGGGAAAAACTGCCCTCTCAATGAATATGGTCCAGCATGCTGCCCTCATTGGCAAAGTGCCAACTGCTGTTTTCAGCCTTGAGATGTCTATGGAATCCCTTGCTCTCCGAATGCTCTGCTCGGTTGGTCGCATAGATTCCCAACGGATGCGTACAGGAAAGCTGCATGATAACGACTGGCCAAAATTGACACGGGCGACTGGTATGCTTTCTGATTCCCCTATCTACATCGACGACACAGCAGGTATTTCGGTTCTAGAGATGCGGGCCAAAGCGCGTCGTCTCAAATCAGAACATGATCTTGGCTTAATTGTGGTCGATTACCTGCAGCTCATGCAGGGAAAAAGCAATTCAGAAAACCGTGCGCAGGAAATATCAGAAATTTCTCGATCTCTTAAGGCCATGGCCAAGGAACTTCATGTTCCTGTGATCGCCCTTTCCCAGCTTAATCGAAGCCTGGAAAATCGGACGGATAAACGTCCTCAGCTTTCCGATTTGCGCGAATCTGGAGCCATTGAGCAGGATGCTGATGTCATCATGTTTATTTACCGTGACGAGGTCTATAACCGCGCTGAAGACAACCCCAATAAGGGTCTTGCCGAGCTGATTATCGGTAAACAGCGTAATGGCCCTACCGGAATGATTAAGCTCACTTTTCTCGGTGAGTACACCACTTTTGAAAATTACACCACCCGGCTTCCTGGCGTTTACCAGGGGGAGCCTGATATGTCTGAAGAAGAGCTTGATATCCTCTGA
- a CDS encoding protein-glutamate O-methyltransferase CheR yields MAGPMLKISPEEIKLITKYIYEISGIYLDESKKYLLETRLNSIAEEYKCASYQDFYRKAKADASKKLERKIVDAISTNETLFFRDTGPFQLLQHKILPELIDARTPKTSTLKTNLKIWSAASSTGQELYSVAITLQELLKDTSKYTIKLLGTDISDAAVAQASSGKYNKFEIERGLARDKLTKYFTPIGQTWKVSDQLRAMVNFRKFNLMTPFTGLGKFDIVMCRNVAIYFTLEDRKKLFNKIASVLEPDGYLIIGSTESLTGVCPRFIPKRHLRSIFYQLK; encoded by the coding sequence ATGGCAGGGCCCATGCTTAAAATTTCCCCTGAAGAGATAAAGCTCATCACTAAGTATATATACGAAATTTCAGGTATATACCTTGACGAGAGCAAGAAGTATCTCCTGGAGACTCGACTGAACTCAATAGCCGAGGAGTACAAATGCGCCAGCTATCAGGATTTCTATAGAAAGGCTAAGGCAGATGCATCCAAAAAATTGGAGCGTAAAATTGTTGATGCCATCTCAACGAACGAGACCCTTTTTTTTCGCGATACGGGCCCATTTCAGCTGTTGCAGCACAAAATTCTACCTGAACTCATAGATGCACGTACGCCCAAGACATCCACGCTCAAAACTAATCTTAAGATTTGGAGCGCTGCTTCCTCAACAGGACAAGAGCTTTATTCAGTCGCTATTACCCTTCAGGAACTTTTAAAGGATACGTCTAAGTATACCATCAAACTGCTCGGAACTGATATCAGTGATGCTGCAGTTGCCCAGGCAAGTAGCGGAAAGTATAATAAATTTGAAATAGAAAGGGGGCTAGCCCGGGATAAGCTGACTAAATATTTCACTCCAATCGGTCAAACCTGGAAGGTCAGTGATCAACTTCGGGCCATGGTAAATTTCCGTAAATTTAACCTTATGACTCCTTTTACCGGACTTGGAAAATTTGACATCGTGATGTGTCGAAATGTCGCAATTTATTTTACCTTAGAGGATCGAAAAAAATTATTTAATAAAATTGCCAGTGTTCTTGAACCTGATGGCTATCTCATTATTGGGAGTACAGAATCCCTGACAGGTGTCTGTCCCCGTTTTATTCCGAAACGGCATTTACGCTCCATTTTTTATCAGTTGAAATAG
- a CDS encoding MazG nucleotide pyrophosphohydrolase domain-containing protein: protein MAIITALRSEKGCPWDKKQTPQSLQKYLLEESQELIEAIEQGDSRSICEELGDVFFLLSFFVHIYQEKQFFTSEDVFRTIIEKMVRRHPHVFAGASVSDEQSLRDQWNRIKAEEKVGPPPQD from the coding sequence TTGGCAATTATTACCGCCCTACGCAGTGAAAAAGGGTGCCCCTGGGATAAAAAACAAACACCGCAAAGTTTGCAAAAATATCTTCTTGAAGAGAGTCAGGAACTCATCGAAGCAATCGAACAGGGTGATTCTAGATCTATCTGTGAGGAGCTAGGTGATGTTTTTTTCCTACTCTCTTTTTTTGTGCATATCTACCAAGAAAAACAGTTTTTCACATCTGAAGATGTATTTCGAACCATTATAGAAAAAATGGTTCGCCGCCATCCTCACGTGTTTGCCGGAGCTTCAGTATCCGACGAACAATCCCTGCGCGATCAATGGAATCGCATCAAAGCCGAAGAAAAAGTAGGACCACCCCCCCAGGACTAA
- the lptE gene encoding LPS assembly lipoprotein LptE translates to MLKKHAFVIGLACACLVAVTSCGYYFPHVYEGKHRVIYAATWKNRTNKLKLDMTIYKSLSRWFQKTQSVDLTKNQVGADYILSGEILSIDLPTVSWDTNSDATGTKVKLYVRYALKDRRTGAILWQENNKLYTADYTVAVANSAADDEALAAIIEDMSEIIYLATLKQLRQQDQQTP, encoded by the coding sequence ATGCTCAAAAAACACGCCTTTGTTATTGGACTCGCCTGTGCCTGTCTTGTTGCAGTTACCAGTTGCGGTTACTACTTCCCCCATGTTTATGAAGGGAAACATCGGGTTATATATGCTGCAACCTGGAAAAATCGGACCAACAAGCTCAAGCTGGATATGACTATTTATAAGTCGCTTTCCCGTTGGTTTCAAAAAACGCAGTCCGTCGACCTCACTAAAAATCAGGTTGGCGCAGATTATATCCTCTCCGGGGAAATACTCTCCATTGATTTACCAACAGTTTCCTGGGATACCAATTCTGATGCCACTGGAACAAAAGTAAAGCTTTATGTGCGCTACGCCCTCAAGGATCGGCGAACAGGAGCCATTCTCTGGCAAGAAAATAATAAGCTCTACACAGCTGACTATACTGTAGCGGTTGCCAATAGTGCCGCTGATGATGAGGCACTGGCTGCAATAATAGAAGATATGTCTGAGATTATTTATTTAGCCACTTTAAAACAACTCCGACAACAAGATCAGCAAACCCCTTAA